One Phycisphaeraceae bacterium genomic window carries:
- a CDS encoding Coenzyme F420 hydrogenase/dehydrogenase, beta subunit C-terminal domain → MQLKVLNIRDVAEYQLCTGCGACAYAQPDAIEMIDVLDHGRRPRLREGVDANATSSDAMRVCPGVDQSHTFDATDPALNHDLMGSWGPILGMWEGHAGDPALRFAGSSGAAASALALHSIERGGMHGLLHIKAREDVPYLNHTVMSRTREQILAATGSRYAPASPCDGLQMIEDAPAPCVFIGKPCDNVAVSKARRIRPALDEKLGLTIAFFCAGTPTVAGTIEMLQRMGVTDLSTIKSLRYRGNGWPGLATVVVETESGAEDSRTLTYAQSWGEVLSRNKQWRCNLCPDRTGEFADVSVGDPWYQGVTEGDPGRSLIIARTERGRRAILDAIADGYLVATPAEDWKLPASQTGFVGLRGSIWGRLLALRVAGAPRPTYRGFSMFRHWLLRIGAREMLKSFAGSLKRVRVRQLKRRHAMEPYTPTPSRVRRGSGERPPAVAHAGGEQ, encoded by the coding sequence ATGCAGCTCAAGGTCCTGAACATCCGAGATGTCGCCGAGTACCAGCTCTGTACGGGCTGCGGCGCCTGCGCGTACGCGCAGCCCGACGCGATCGAGATGATCGATGTGCTCGACCACGGCCGGCGCCCGCGCCTGCGCGAGGGCGTCGACGCGAACGCCACCTCGTCCGACGCGATGCGCGTGTGCCCGGGCGTCGATCAGTCGCACACCTTCGACGCGACGGACCCCGCGCTCAACCACGATCTGATGGGCTCGTGGGGACCGATCCTCGGGATGTGGGAAGGCCACGCGGGCGACCCCGCGCTGCGGTTCGCCGGCTCGAGCGGGGCGGCGGCGTCGGCGCTCGCGCTGCACTCGATCGAGCGAGGGGGCATGCACGGCCTGCTGCACATCAAGGCGCGCGAGGATGTGCCCTATCTGAACCACACCGTGATGAGCCGCACGCGCGAGCAGATTCTCGCGGCGACCGGCTCGCGATACGCCCCGGCCAGCCCCTGCGACGGCCTGCAGATGATCGAGGACGCGCCGGCGCCCTGCGTGTTCATCGGCAAGCCCTGCGACAATGTCGCGGTGAGCAAGGCACGCCGCATCCGGCCCGCGCTCGACGAGAAGCTCGGCCTCACCATCGCGTTCTTCTGCGCCGGCACGCCCACCGTCGCCGGCACGATCGAGATGCTGCAGCGCATGGGCGTGACCGACCTCTCGACCATCAAGTCGCTGCGCTATCGCGGCAACGGCTGGCCCGGACTCGCCACCGTCGTCGTCGAGACCGAGAGCGGGGCCGAGGACTCCCGCACACTCACCTACGCGCAGTCGTGGGGCGAGGTGCTGTCGCGCAACAAGCAGTGGCGCTGCAACCTGTGCCCCGACCGAACCGGCGAGTTCGCCGATGTCTCGGTGGGCGACCCGTGGTACCAGGGCGTGACCGAGGGCGACCCCGGGCGCTCGCTCATCATCGCACGCACCGAGCGGGGCCGACGCGCCATCCTCGACGCGATCGCCGACGGGTATCTCGTCGCGACGCCAGCCGAGGACTGGAAACTCCCGGCGTCGCAGACCGGCTTCGTCGGCCTCCGCGGCTCGATCTGGGGACGCCTTCTCGCGCTGCGAGTAGCCGGTGCTCCCCGGCCGACCTACCGCGGGTTCTCGATGTTCCGGCACTGGCTGTTGCGCATCGGAGCCCGTGAGATGTTGAAGTCGTTCGCAGGCTCGCTCAAGCGGGTCCGCGTCCGTCAGCTCAAGCGCCGCCACGCGATGGAGCCGTACACGCCCACCCCGTCGCGCGTGCGCCGGGGATCGGGTGAACGGCCCCCCGCTGTGGCGCACGCCGGGGGTGAGCAATGA
- a CDS encoding glycosyltransferase family 2 protein, whose protein sequence is MIDVSVIIVSYNTRDVTVACIKSVFGRTRGCSFEVIVVDNASRDGSAGAIAAECPDAVLIANTDNKGFAGANNDGLAVAKGRYLLLLNPDTVVNEGSIRDVLEFCEANPDAGIVGCRCFNEDGSQQSTIFRYPRFRDVVVNVVVPNKLMRKSRLLGRSRYIGADLNQIRDVEVVAGCYMMVRRECYDRVGGMDARFFMYAEEVDWCFRIHRAGWRIVYFPGASILHYGGLSAATCESQMNLAMAKSNLLLIQKVMGRPLAWVSNALMFLRDTPRVVAWCVLKWWLPEGRPARVTLSRAATRWGFHFTSLFKSDYAP, encoded by the coding sequence GTGATCGATGTCTCCGTGATCATCGTGAGCTACAACACGCGCGATGTGACGGTCGCGTGCATCAAGTCGGTCTTCGGGCGGACGCGCGGGTGTTCGTTCGAGGTTATCGTCGTGGACAACGCCTCGCGCGACGGATCGGCCGGGGCGATCGCGGCGGAGTGCCCTGACGCGGTCCTCATCGCGAACACCGACAACAAGGGCTTTGCCGGCGCCAATAACGACGGTCTCGCCGTTGCCAAAGGGCGGTACCTGCTCCTCCTCAACCCGGACACCGTGGTCAACGAGGGATCGATCCGCGACGTGCTGGAGTTCTGCGAGGCCAACCCCGACGCGGGGATTGTCGGCTGTCGCTGCTTCAACGAGGACGGCAGCCAGCAGTCGACGATCTTCCGCTACCCCCGGTTCCGCGACGTCGTGGTGAATGTGGTCGTTCCCAACAAGCTAATGCGCAAGAGCCGGCTGCTGGGGCGTTCCCGCTATATCGGAGCAGATCTGAACCAGATCCGCGATGTCGAAGTCGTGGCCGGTTGCTACATGATGGTGCGCCGGGAGTGCTACGACCGCGTGGGGGGGATGGACGCCCGGTTCTTCATGTACGCCGAGGAGGTCGACTGGTGCTTCCGGATCCATCGCGCCGGGTGGAGGATCGTATATTTCCCCGGTGCGTCGATACTGCATTACGGTGGGCTGAGCGCCGCGACCTGTGAATCGCAGATGAATCTCGCGATGGCGAAGAGCAACCTGCTGCTGATTCAGAAGGTTATGGGTAGGCCGCTGGCGTGGGTGAGCAACGCGCTGATGTTTCTGCGCGACACGCCTCGCGTGGTGGCGTGGTGCGTGTTGAAGTGGTGGTTGCCGGAGGGCAGGCCGGCGCGGGTTACGCTGTCCCGGGCCGCGACGAGGTGGGGTTTCCATTTCACGAGTCTGTTCAAGTCGGATTACGCGCCATGA
- a CDS encoding sulfotransferase: MRMKHLVLAAPRNIVMGALWPLERSLLRRDDGAEKAPAVFIVGPPRSGTTLVYEAMVGTMRFAYISNLAHRLYRVPAAASRLGAGILSNYQPQYESKWGHVSGWAAPNEGGWVWERWFPAHDESESAEPSRGATGAMCRTIGAMCRVMGGPFLNKNVNHSVWIPYLARVLPRSIFIEVDRDVVATARSMLKARCDELGDAGVHEWISVKPRGWHAFARESPETQCVAQNMLLKRQINEDCTGIDPARRIVVPYERFCDDPAGWLDEVRSRLAAAGVRVEQRGAAPLPFARRGEKSSDDIASRLRDAVDLVESRLRASPMPVGVPA, translated from the coding sequence ATGAGGATGAAGCACCTCGTGCTGGCGGCTCCGAGGAACATCGTCATGGGCGCGTTATGGCCCCTCGAGCGTTCGCTGCTGCGCCGCGATGACGGGGCGGAGAAGGCGCCGGCGGTATTCATCGTCGGGCCGCCACGCTCGGGCACGACCCTGGTGTACGAGGCGATGGTGGGGACGATGCGGTTCGCGTACATCTCCAACCTCGCGCACCGGTTGTACCGCGTCCCGGCCGCAGCGAGCCGGCTCGGCGCCGGGATTTTGTCGAATTATCAGCCCCAGTACGAGAGCAAGTGGGGGCATGTCTCCGGCTGGGCTGCGCCGAACGAGGGCGGCTGGGTCTGGGAGCGCTGGTTCCCGGCGCACGATGAGTCTGAGTCGGCCGAGCCGTCGCGGGGGGCGACGGGCGCAATGTGCCGAACGATCGGCGCGATGTGCCGGGTCATGGGCGGGCCGTTCCTGAACAAGAATGTGAACCACAGCGTGTGGATCCCGTATCTGGCGCGGGTGCTTCCTCGCTCGATCTTCATCGAAGTCGATCGCGATGTGGTGGCGACCGCGCGTTCGATGCTCAAGGCTCGCTGCGACGAACTAGGCGACGCCGGCGTGCACGAGTGGATCTCGGTCAAGCCGCGTGGCTGGCATGCGTTCGCGCGAGAGTCGCCGGAGACACAGTGTGTGGCGCAGAACATGCTGCTGAAACGTCAGATCAATGAGGATTGCACGGGGATCGATCCTGCGCGGCGGATCGTCGTGCCATACGAGCGGTTCTGTGACGATCCAGCCGGCTGGCTCGACGAGGTCCGATCCAGGCTCGCGGCTGCCGGGGTGCGCGTCGAGCAGCGGGGCGCGGCGCCCTTACCGTTCGCGCGGCGCGGCGAGAAGTCCTCGGACGACATCGCCTCCCGACTGCGAGACGCGGTGGACCTCGTCGAATCGCGGTTGCGCGCGTCGCCGATGCCAGTGGGTGTGCCCGCCTGA
- a CDS encoding polysaccharide deacetylase family protein, with amino-acid sequence MVLCYHNVRPDQAESFARQVRRTHGRVIALGDLRRVSREQGRPRVVYTFDDAYANLLETVAPLMQREGAPWSVFAVSSLLGQTPAWAMPEGHPDRERRLMNEDELRSLSTSEGVEVGAHTRTHPSLPSVQSESMLTDELDGCANDLERLIGRRPHAIALPHGAFDARVLGRARASGYSTILTLEDRMEPRGRQDGVVARFSSSPDIHPIEFRLLIDGGYAWLGGLRSAARKARRVRS; translated from the coding sequence GTGGTGCTGTGCTACCACAATGTCCGCCCCGATCAGGCCGAGTCGTTCGCGCGCCAGGTCCGTCGCACGCACGGTCGGGTGATTGCCCTCGGCGATCTGCGGCGCGTCAGCCGAGAGCAGGGCCGCCCGCGCGTGGTGTACACGTTCGATGACGCATACGCGAACCTGCTCGAGACGGTGGCGCCGTTGATGCAGCGCGAGGGCGCGCCGTGGTCGGTGTTCGCGGTGAGCAGTCTCCTGGGTCAGACGCCGGCCTGGGCGATGCCCGAAGGCCATCCCGACCGCGAGCGACGGCTCATGAACGAGGACGAGCTTCGCTCGCTCTCGACGTCCGAGGGCGTGGAGGTAGGGGCGCACACCAGAACCCACCCGAGCTTGCCTTCAGTGCAGTCAGAGTCGATGCTCACCGACGAGCTGGATGGGTGTGCGAACGATCTTGAGCGTCTGATCGGGCGCCGGCCCCACGCGATCGCACTGCCGCACGGGGCTTTTGACGCCCGGGTGCTCGGACGCGCGCGAGCGTCAGGGTACTCGACGATCCTCACACTTGAGGATCGCATGGAGCCACGCGGTCGTCAGGATGGCGTTGTGGCGAGGTTCTCGTCGTCGCCGGACATTCACCCGATCGAGTTCAGGTTGCTGATCGATGGCGGGTACGCCTGGTTGGGGGGTCTGCGGAGCGCGGCGAGGAAGGCGCGACGGGTGCGATCGTGA
- a CDS encoding GNAT family N-acetyltransferase — protein sequence MAEARIRTLPLRAGGIAYLSGGPAVRRKGATDEESMAAFREVIGVLRNELVEVRKLTLRALCPVGGGAWNAALADELVSRGFSRVEDSPGYRTIMIDTARSLDEINASFNKTWRKYLRRAERDGVTIRRATDEDAFGHVIRLHETLRQRKGFGVSLDGRFYAELQKTLPERDRMVVILAELNGEVVGMNLVSALGDTLAGIVGATTPEGAKANAAYSLEWDAVCLAVELGLARYDLGGIDPEGNPGVYIFKKGTHGEDVESAGPFEIDPGPLRRAVRDVSERAYKAIKRRASKA from the coding sequence ATGGCGGAGGCGCGGATACGCACACTGCCGTTGAGAGCGGGCGGCATTGCGTACTTGTCGGGCGGGCCCGCGGTCCGACGCAAGGGAGCGACGGACGAGGAGTCGATGGCAGCGTTCCGCGAAGTGATCGGCGTCCTCCGCAACGAGCTGGTGGAGGTGCGGAAGCTGACGCTACGCGCCCTTTGCCCCGTCGGGGGCGGCGCGTGGAACGCCGCGCTCGCCGACGAGCTCGTGTCGCGCGGGTTTTCGCGCGTGGAGGACTCGCCCGGTTATCGCACGATCATGATTGACACTGCGCGCTCGCTGGATGAAATCAACGCGTCATTCAACAAGACATGGCGAAAGTACCTGCGGCGGGCAGAGCGCGACGGGGTTACGATCCGACGGGCGACCGACGAGGACGCCTTCGGGCATGTCATCCGCCTGCACGAGACACTGCGGCAGCGCAAGGGCTTTGGCGTTTCGCTCGACGGGCGTTTCTACGCGGAACTTCAGAAGACGCTTCCGGAGCGCGACAGGATGGTGGTGATACTCGCGGAGTTGAACGGCGAGGTCGTTGGGATGAACCTCGTGAGCGCGCTGGGAGACACGCTCGCCGGCATCGTGGGCGCGACCACGCCGGAGGGTGCGAAGGCGAACGCGGCATATTCGCTGGAGTGGGACGCCGTGTGTCTGGCCGTCGAGTTGGGGCTTGCACGATACGACCTGGGTGGCATCGACCCGGAGGGCAACCCAGGGGTATACATTTTCAAGAAGGGCACGCACGGGGAGGATGTCGAATCGGCCGGGCCGTTCGAGATCGACCCGGGGCCACTGCGTCGCGCGGTCCGCGATGTTTCGGAGCGGGCCTACAAGGCGATCAAGAGGCGGGCGTCGAAAGCATGA
- a CDS encoding glycosyltransferase family 2 protein: MTVSVVIPAHNEEAVIERCVRGVLRNATPGEFRVVVVANGCADRTAEVARGVDSSVEVIETPVGCKTSALNLGDDAVGDAFPRIYLDGDLSLSTDAARMICAALREPGVLAAAPRFEFDLDGASWAVRAFYRAWATMPYFDTGRIAGAYALSREGRARFGRFPKLISDDGFVRLHFAPHERKTVEGCSVTVVAPRTLGDLLKIKTRSKAGTMELRAKHPALFANETASEGASLKRLLSRPLLWPSYAVYVAVNLVAKRRAARRLSEGSKVWERDESSRVASGKDHAVGV; encoded by the coding sequence ATGACAGTTTCGGTGGTCATCCCGGCGCACAACGAGGAGGCCGTGATCGAGCGGTGCGTACGCGGTGTGTTGCGCAACGCGACACCCGGTGAGTTTCGCGTCGTGGTCGTCGCGAACGGGTGCGCGGATCGGACGGCGGAGGTCGCGCGCGGGGTGGATTCGTCCGTCGAGGTGATCGAGACGCCCGTGGGATGCAAGACCTCGGCGCTGAATCTGGGCGATGACGCGGTCGGGGATGCCTTCCCTCGCATCTATCTCGACGGGGATCTGTCGCTCAGCACCGACGCGGCGAGGATGATCTGTGCGGCGCTGCGCGAGCCCGGGGTGCTGGCGGCGGCGCCGCGGTTCGAGTTCGATCTCGACGGGGCGTCGTGGGCGGTGCGCGCCTTCTATCGAGCGTGGGCGACGATGCCGTACTTCGATACGGGCAGGATCGCCGGCGCCTACGCGCTGTCGCGCGAGGGACGGGCGCGGTTCGGTCGGTTCCCGAAACTGATCTCCGATGACGGGTTCGTGCGTCTGCACTTCGCGCCGCACGAGCGGAAGACGGTAGAGGGGTGCTCGGTGACGGTGGTGGCGCCGCGAACGCTGGGCGACCTTCTCAAGATCAAGACGCGCTCGAAAGCGGGCACGATGGAGCTTCGTGCGAAGCACCCCGCGTTGTTCGCGAACGAGACGGCGAGCGAGGGCGCGTCGTTGAAGCGGCTGCTCTCGCGTCCGCTGCTGTGGCCGAGTTACGCGGTGTATGTCGCGGTGAACCTCGTCGCGAAGCGCAGGGCGGCGAGGCGGCTGTCGGAAGGATCGAAGGTCTGGGAGCGCGACGAGTCGTCGCGGGTGGCGTCTGGAAAGGATCACGCGGTTGGCGTCTGA
- a CDS encoding nucleotide sugar dehydrogenase: MSIASELREKIDTNRAVVGIVGLGYVGLPLAHALHEGGLPVIGFDIDRTKIEMLARGENYLKHLGAEMTTTLSTSDRFDATEDFSRLGECDVVIVCVPTPLGRHREPDLSYVIDSAKAIGRTLRKGQLISLESTTYPRTTRDEFVPAMLEAAGERGAHLQSGRDFFVAFSPEREDPGRKDHNTQSIPKLVGGLDEQSTALAAAMYRKGVKQVVEVSSAEVAEAAKLLENIFRAVNIAMVNEMKVILGAMDIDVWEVIRAASTKPFGFMPFYPGPGLGGHCIPIDPFYLTWKAKEVGRPTKFIELAGEVNTDMPRWVVEQVGLALNQRNKSVRGSKVLVLGLAYKPDVDDSRESPAFELIEHLLDLGASVDYSDPHIPVAPKVRKHDLQMRSVDLTAQNLKKYDCVLVATHHAAFDWSVVAKHAALVVDTRDALRAFEGEMGDRLVRA; encoded by the coding sequence ATGAGCATCGCGTCGGAACTGAGAGAGAAGATCGACACCAACCGCGCGGTCGTGGGGATCGTCGGGCTCGGGTATGTCGGGCTGCCGCTGGCGCACGCGCTCCACGAGGGCGGGCTGCCGGTGATCGGGTTCGACATCGACCGTACGAAGATCGAGATGCTCGCGAGGGGCGAGAACTACCTGAAGCACCTTGGCGCGGAGATGACGACGACGCTGTCGACCAGCGATCGTTTCGACGCGACCGAGGACTTTTCGCGCCTGGGCGAGTGCGACGTCGTGATCGTGTGCGTGCCGACGCCGCTGGGGCGTCATCGCGAGCCGGACCTGAGTTATGTGATCGATTCCGCGAAGGCGATCGGGCGCACGCTTCGCAAGGGACAGCTGATCTCGCTCGAATCGACGACGTATCCCCGGACGACGCGCGACGAGTTCGTCCCAGCGATGCTCGAGGCGGCGGGCGAGCGCGGCGCGCACCTGCAGAGCGGGCGCGACTTCTTCGTGGCGTTCAGCCCCGAGCGCGAGGACCCGGGACGCAAGGACCACAACACGCAGTCGATCCCCAAACTCGTGGGCGGGCTGGACGAGCAGTCGACGGCTCTGGCGGCGGCGATGTACCGCAAGGGCGTGAAGCAGGTCGTCGAGGTGAGCAGCGCCGAGGTCGCGGAGGCGGCCAAACTGCTGGAGAACATCTTCCGCGCGGTGAACATCGCGATGGTCAACGAGATGAAGGTGATCCTGGGCGCGATGGACATCGATGTGTGGGAGGTGATCCGTGCCGCGAGCACGAAGCCCTTCGGGTTCATGCCGTTTTACCCGGGCCCGGGCCTGGGCGGGCACTGCATCCCGATCGACCCGTTCTACCTGACCTGGAAGGCCAAGGAGGTCGGACGCCCGACGAAGTTCATCGAGCTGGCGGGCGAGGTGAACACCGATATGCCGCGATGGGTCGTCGAGCAGGTGGGGCTGGCGCTGAACCAGCGGAACAAGTCGGTCCGGGGGTCGAAGGTGCTGGTGCTGGGGCTGGCGTACAAGCCGGATGTCGACGACTCGCGCGAGAGCCCGGCGTTCGAGCTGATCGAGCACCTGCTGGACCTTGGCGCGTCGGTGGATTACTCCGATCCGCACATCCCGGTGGCCCCGAAGGTGCGCAAGCACGACCTCCAGATGCGCAGCGTCGATCTGACGGCGCAGAACCTGAAGAAGTACGACTGCGTGCTCGTGGCGACGCACCACGCGGCGTTCGACTGGTCGGTGGTCGCGAAGCACGCGGCGCTGGTGGTCGACACGCGCGACGCGCTGCGCGCGTTCGAGGGCGAGATGGGGGATCGGCTGGTGAGGGCGTGA
- a CDS encoding class I SAM-dependent methyltransferase, with translation MSIRFTLAKALTKPKVFRFWERLGLHVTPVHFYQPIPDTRELGDDLWGQGRRTEGLTVDLDAMGALAEGFREAYADEYDRFPVEERGSGGGYFLSNKRFETVDAEVCYSFVRSRKPRRIIEVGSGFSTLIMLSALDRNASEGRPGSLTTIDPYPFERVRNLRRADFAIVDLPVQRVELERFEELEAGDVLFIDSSHVACIGSDVTFEILDVLPRMKPGVLVHVHDIFLPREYPRRWVMQWHRFWNEQYMLQAFLAFNSAFRVVFANHWMHVDRPETLRRCFASYKGEGDAPGSIWIERTA, from the coding sequence GTGAGCATTCGTTTCACGCTGGCGAAGGCCCTGACGAAGCCCAAAGTGTTCCGGTTCTGGGAGCGCCTTGGGTTGCACGTCACGCCTGTGCACTTTTATCAACCGATCCCTGACACGCGAGAACTCGGCGACGACCTCTGGGGCCAAGGGCGACGCACGGAGGGTTTGACCGTGGATCTGGACGCGATGGGCGCGCTCGCGGAGGGCTTCCGCGAGGCGTACGCCGATGAGTATGACCGGTTTCCGGTCGAAGAGCGTGGGTCCGGGGGGGGATACTTCCTCTCGAACAAGCGGTTCGAGACCGTCGACGCCGAGGTGTGCTATTCATTCGTGCGATCGCGTAAGCCGCGCAGGATCATTGAGGTCGGGTCGGGCTTCTCGACGCTGATCATGCTCTCGGCGCTGGATCGCAATGCGTCGGAGGGTCGGCCGGGGTCGCTGACGACCATTGACCCGTACCCTTTCGAGCGTGTTCGCAACCTGCGTCGCGCGGACTTCGCGATCGTTGACTTGCCCGTGCAGCGCGTCGAACTCGAGCGGTTTGAGGAGTTGGAAGCCGGAGACGTTCTCTTTATTGACTCATCGCATGTCGCGTGCATAGGGAGCGATGTGACCTTCGAGATTCTGGATGTGCTGCCGCGTATGAAGCCCGGCGTGCTAGTGCACGTGCACGACATCTTCTTGCCGCGCGAGTATCCCAGACGCTGGGTCATGCAATGGCATCGATTCTGGAACGAGCAATACATGCTCCAGGCGTTTCTCGCCTTTAACTCCGCTTTCCGAGTCGTTTTTGCCAATCACTGGATGCATGTCGATCGCCCGGAGACGCTGCGGCGTTGTTTCGCATCGTACAAGGGCGAGGGCGACGCCCCCGGCAGTATCTGGATCGAGCGGACCGCGTAA
- a CDS encoding dTDP-4-dehydrorhamnose 3,5-epimerase family protein yields the protein MNQLQGVMSAKGQINYSVQHPGVIKAWHRHAKQTDFWMCLRGHIKVGVYREGADFAWLQVLGEKCPGVLIIPPTLWHGAATIGAEPAGLLYYVTESYDAKNPDEERRAHDSVPGFPWATRHG from the coding sequence ATGAACCAGCTGCAGGGCGTGATGTCGGCGAAGGGGCAGATCAACTACTCGGTGCAGCATCCCGGCGTGATCAAGGCGTGGCACAGGCACGCGAAGCAGACCGATTTCTGGATGTGCCTGCGCGGGCACATCAAGGTGGGCGTGTACCGGGAAGGGGCTGACTTCGCGTGGCTGCAGGTGCTGGGCGAGAAATGCCCGGGCGTGCTGATCATCCCCCCGACGCTGTGGCACGGCGCCGCGACGATCGGCGCCGAACCGGCCGGGTTGCTGTACTATGTCACCGAGTCGTACGACGCGAAGAACCCCGACGAGGAGCGCCGTGCGCACGACAGCGTCCCGGGCTTTCCCTGGGCGACGCGTCACGGCTGA
- a CDS encoding exosortase/archaeosortase family protein, with product MIQKRSWRFSDGVLWAALSALAVIACWPIWQDIARAALNDDEASHILLAPVVVVWLAWVRRGRARFVKPEWNLLGPAVILVGWGLAVFGFRSGTQIAEHSGAIVMFFGAGLSVIGPRTAMKFAPAFGALAFLLPVPGRVRHRIAMPLQEASAWISEQTLLLFGAPIERLGNILRINENDVAVAEACNGMRMVAALALISYAFVFSTPMRLWVRILILSLSPLVALVVNVLRLIPTTLMYGYSTQDAAEIFHDVSGWAMLAVALGMLWVFLATLRWLEAPIEPYSAAKG from the coding sequence ATGATCCAGAAACGTTCATGGCGATTCTCGGACGGGGTGCTCTGGGCTGCGCTCAGTGCGCTCGCTGTGATCGCGTGCTGGCCGATCTGGCAGGACATCGCCCGCGCGGCTCTGAACGACGATGAGGCGAGCCACATTCTCCTCGCGCCCGTGGTCGTCGTGTGGCTCGCGTGGGTTCGGCGCGGGCGCGCGAGGTTCGTGAAGCCCGAGTGGAACCTGCTGGGTCCGGCGGTGATCCTGGTGGGATGGGGGCTGGCTGTGTTCGGGTTCCGGAGCGGGACGCAGATCGCGGAGCATTCCGGCGCGATCGTGATGTTCTTCGGGGCCGGTCTGAGCGTGATCGGTCCTCGGACGGCGATGAAGTTCGCGCCGGCGTTTGGCGCGCTGGCGTTCCTGCTGCCCGTGCCGGGGCGTGTGCGTCATCGCATCGCGATGCCGCTGCAGGAGGCGAGCGCATGGATCAGCGAGCAGACGCTGCTGCTGTTCGGGGCGCCGATCGAGCGTTTGGGGAACATCCTGCGGATCAACGAGAATGACGTTGCGGTCGCCGAGGCGTGCAACGGGATGCGCATGGTCGCGGCGCTCGCGCTGATCTCGTACGCGTTTGTGTTCTCGACCCCGATGCGTCTGTGGGTGCGCATCCTGATCCTGTCGCTCAGCCCGCTGGTGGCGCTGGTGGTCAACGTGCTGCGCCTGATCCCGACGACGCTGATGTACGGGTATTCGACCCAGGACGCGGCCGAGATTTTCCACGACGTGAGCGGCTGGGCCATGCTCGCGGTCGCGCTGGGCATGCTCTGGGTCTTCCTGGCCACGCTCCGCTGGCTGGAGGCGCCCATCGAGCCCTATTCGGCGGCGAAGGGTTGA
- a CDS encoding exosortase-associated EpsI family protein, with translation MRLFQRLNSFGPFVAFGLLVAIALFKGFVPAKTAGVDEYFEAVRISMERIPYRIGSWVGRDGVPSEAAQRLLKPNKIMHRDYIDPATGARVGLLVVHCGDVRDMLGHWPPNCYPANGWVEQGREDATFMMGGLTMPAKDYSFVRGADSLTRTHQRIFNFFVLPESDRDIVANMDEVTRASQRRLAAGLGAAQVQILTPQSMTDAERAAVVEQFIRAIEPTIQTIAQGVSRD, from the coding sequence ATGCGACTTTTTCAGCGACTCAATTCGTTCGGACCTTTCGTCGCTTTCGGCCTGCTCGTGGCCATCGCGCTCTTCAAGGGCTTCGTGCCCGCGAAGACAGCAGGCGTCGACGAGTACTTCGAGGCGGTGCGCATCTCGATGGAGCGCATCCCGTACCGCATCGGGAGCTGGGTTGGACGCGACGGGGTTCCCTCGGAAGCGGCCCAGCGTCTGCTGAAACCGAACAAGATCATGCATCGGGACTACATCGACCCGGCCACCGGCGCGCGGGTCGGGCTGCTCGTGGTTCACTGCGGCGACGTTCGCGACATGCTGGGGCACTGGCCCCCGAACTGCTACCCCGCCAACGGCTGGGTCGAGCAGGGACGCGAGGACGCGACCTTCATGATGGGCGGGCTCACGATGCCGGCGAAGGACTACTCGTTCGTGCGAGGGGCCGACTCGCTCACGAGGACCCACCAGCGAATCTTCAATTTCTTCGTGCTCCCGGAGAGCGATCGCGACATCGTCGCCAATATGGACGAGGTCACGCGCGCGTCGCAGCGTCGGTTGGCTGCGGGTCTGGGCGCGGCCCAGGTGCAGATCCTCACGCCACAGAGCATGACAGACGCGGAACGAGCGGCGGTCGTCGAGCAGTTCATCCGCGCCATCGAGCCCACGATCCAGACCATTGCCCAGGGAGTGAGCCGTGACTGA